One region of gamma proteobacterium HIMB55 genomic DNA includes:
- a CDS encoding ring-hydroxylating dioxygenase, large terminal subunit (PFAM: Rieske [2Fe-2S] domain) → MSYGVFAPFKVHAKVPAMAPTQMPTAVMIAVRAIATAYAQRLGSHGLDKLVQKQLIQRLDDTMSANAEPSKGQTHRLSAKRYTCEDEYLREQQTLFSRYPVIVGHQSQLPNVGDYLTTELAGVPLVAIRSEIDTISVFINACRHRGAKLLNAERGQCKTRLICPYHAWSYDRAGHLVGVPKESSFGELDKSALGLREVHSELRHGFIWVTLTPGEQPVSVADHLGAAMNHDLECLNTAEHEVFRSERVSVNANWKLVMDAFAEGYHVSALHKESIAPFFFDVTLLDDFTPHVRQVGARKSLADVDRKRFTDADFREATTGFYNLFPNSIFVLHPLWISQVMLEPKAADRVDVVHNMLVPVDENLRANDSRLERSFQLIHNEVFVKEDLNIAASIQSTLKSGLEESLHLGSAEEGVRLFHAARDKALKG, encoded by the coding sequence GTGTCCTACGGTGTTTTCGCACCGTTCAAAGTACATGCAAAAGTGCCTGCCATGGCACCAACACAAATGCCTACCGCAGTAATGATAGCTGTGAGGGCCATTGCCACAGCATATGCTCAGAGATTGGGGAGTCATGGCTTGGATAAGCTTGTACAAAAACAGCTGATCCAGCGCTTGGACGATACGATGTCTGCGAACGCCGAGCCGTCCAAGGGTCAAACACATCGCCTTTCTGCGAAGCGTTACACCTGTGAAGACGAGTATCTCCGGGAACAGCAAACGTTATTTAGTCGCTACCCAGTCATTGTTGGGCATCAATCCCAGCTGCCGAACGTGGGTGATTACCTAACCACCGAGCTCGCTGGCGTCCCACTGGTCGCTATTCGCTCGGAAATCGACACGATCTCCGTCTTTATAAATGCGTGCCGGCATCGCGGCGCTAAGTTGCTAAACGCGGAGCGTGGTCAATGCAAAACGCGGTTGATTTGTCCGTATCACGCTTGGAGCTACGACCGGGCGGGTCATTTGGTCGGTGTACCCAAAGAGTCCTCGTTTGGTGAGTTAGACAAATCAGCGCTCGGGCTTCGTGAAGTCCACAGTGAGCTTCGCCACGGATTTATCTGGGTGACGCTAACACCAGGTGAACAACCGGTAAGTGTTGCCGACCATTTGGGTGCGGCGATGAACCATGACTTGGAATGCCTGAATACGGCGGAGCACGAGGTATTTCGTTCTGAGCGAGTCAGCGTGAATGCCAACTGGAAATTGGTTATGGACGCTTTTGCCGAGGGCTATCACGTATCAGCGCTTCATAAAGAGAGCATTGCGCCATTCTTTTTTGATGTGACCTTGCTCGATGACTTCACACCTCATGTTCGTCAGGTGGGGGCGAGAAAGTCATTGGCAGACGTTGATCGGAAGCGTTTTACCGATGCTGACTTCAGAGAGGCGACCACCGGGTTCTACAACCTCTTCCCCAACAGTATCTTTGTCTTACACCCGTTGTGGATCTCACAGGTCATGTTGGAGCCGAAAGCCGCCGACAGGGTTGATGTTGTTCACAATATGCTTGTCCCAGTCGATGAAAACTTGCGGGCCAACGACTCTCGCTTGGAGCGAAGTTTTCAGCTGATTCACAACGAGGTCTTCGTCAAAGAGGACCTCAATATAGCCGCCAGCATTCAGAGCACGCTCAAGAGTGGACTCGAGGAGTCGCTTCATCTTGGCAGCGCGGAAGAGGGCGTCCGCTTATTTCACGCAGCGCGGGATAAAGCCCTGAAGGGTTAG
- a CDS encoding cytochrome P450 (PFAM: Cytochrome P450), translated as MSGAMSGCPFTHPLDLDAYSRGMPYEALAEARQQGSFVRYEDPATGVPYWAAVKRDALDFVSQNPALFSSQTEGPFPMEPEDEVQREINQIMHDNSFIAMDPPKHVTHRRIVKDAFTPKAVAAMEPWLRQQAKLIVDRVAKRGECEFVEEVAAELPLMAILELLGVPLEDRQQFFKWTNTMTFADDPDVAGGMAEAQTASFEVMIYAAELAQKQRQGYTGPIIQALLEGEIDGQPITDEMFSWVFILLMVGGNESTRTAIAHGLRLLMENPDQLQHLVDHPEDIPAAVEEMLRYNTAFIAMRRTATQDIEWQGYNIKKGDKVVMHYHSVNHDEDVFGDDALTFDIHRMKRMPTLNREIRSFGIGQHFCLGINLARLEMRIMFEELLPRLRNPALAGEITYMRSYFISTIKKMPITFTPEV; from the coding sequence ATGTCTGGTGCTATGTCTGGTTGTCCGTTCACCCATCCCCTCGATCTCGATGCCTACAGTCGGGGTATGCCGTATGAGGCGCTTGCAGAGGCTCGGCAACAAGGCAGCTTCGTTCGCTACGAGGATCCAGCAACAGGCGTTCCTTACTGGGCTGCGGTCAAGCGCGACGCCTTGGACTTTGTCTCGCAAAACCCCGCTCTGTTTTCCTCGCAAACCGAGGGGCCTTTCCCCATGGAGCCTGAGGATGAGGTGCAGCGTGAGATCAATCAGATCATGCACGACAATAGTTTCATCGCCATGGATCCGCCGAAGCATGTTACCCATCGTCGTATCGTTAAGGATGCCTTTACGCCAAAAGCAGTGGCTGCCATGGAGCCCTGGCTGCGACAGCAAGCGAAGCTGATCGTCGATCGTGTTGCAAAGCGAGGCGAGTGTGAGTTTGTCGAGGAGGTCGCCGCTGAGTTGCCTCTGATGGCTATTCTCGAACTGCTCGGTGTTCCACTCGAGGATCGTCAGCAGTTTTTTAAGTGGACCAACACCATGACGTTTGCGGACGATCCCGACGTGGCAGGGGGCATGGCGGAAGCCCAGACCGCATCGTTTGAAGTCATGATTTATGCGGCTGAGCTCGCGCAAAAACAGCGCCAGGGCTATACCGGCCCGATTATTCAGGCGCTGCTTGAAGGTGAAATTGACGGGCAGCCCATCACCGATGAAATGTTCTCATGGGTGTTTATTCTGCTCATGGTGGGTGGAAACGAAAGCACGCGAACCGCAATAGCGCATGGGCTTAGGCTCTTGATGGAAAACCCGGACCAGCTACAGCACCTAGTCGATCACCCCGAGGATATCCCGGCAGCGGTTGAGGAAATGCTGCGCTACAACACGGCGTTTATCGCGATGCGCCGTACCGCCACGCAGGATATCGAGTGGCAGGGCTATAACATCAAGAAAGGCGACAAGGTGGTGATGCACTATCACTCGGTGAATCACGATGAAGACGTTTTTGGCGATGATGCGCTGACCTTCGACATTCATCGCATGAAACGTATGCCGACTTTGAATCGCGAAATTCGCTCCTTCGGTATCGGTCAGCACTTTTGTTTGGGCATCAACCTAGCGCGGCTCGAGATGCGGATCATGTTTGAAGAGCTCCTGCCCAGGCTGAGAAACCCAGCGCTCGCGGGAGAGATTACGTACATGCGCTCCTATTTCATCAGCACGATCAAAAAGATGCCGATTACTTTCACGCCCGAGGTCTGA
- a CDS encoding short-chain dehydrogenase of unknown substrate specificity (PFAM: short chain dehydrogenase) has product MAFTGQLAVVTGGGSGMGQTWARKLAEGGATVVLIDVNAKGMEATASGFETVHPHLVDITDSDAVKQVFTDIESNYGPIDRVINAAAIMPFGRLVDEDPKITNKVMSVNYGGLANVATATLPAMLARGYGDFISFSSMTGIIPGLLMGAYASSKAAVQHYSEILYHENRDSGLRFCCVCPPAVATPLWRQAEATVVPKLPSKGETLTPDEVIAEVERCLEAGKPFAYPGKQTKFGVLMRRLFPGVVWKASHDAEGF; this is encoded by the coding sequence ATGGCATTCACCGGACAGTTGGCCGTCGTAACCGGCGGTGGCAGCGGCATGGGCCAGACCTGGGCGAGAAAGTTAGCTGAGGGCGGCGCGACGGTCGTCCTTATCGACGTCAATGCGAAAGGCATGGAAGCAACAGCCTCGGGATTCGAAACCGTGCATCCACATCTCGTCGATATCACTGACTCCGACGCGGTAAAGCAGGTTTTTACGGATATTGAGTCCAACTACGGTCCAATTGATCGGGTGATCAACGCAGCGGCGATTATGCCCTTCGGGCGTCTGGTCGACGAAGATCCCAAGATCACTAACAAAGTGATGTCAGTGAATTACGGTGGCCTGGCAAATGTGGCTACGGCTACGCTTCCTGCGATGTTGGCCCGCGGTTACGGCGATTTTATTAGCTTCTCTTCCATGACCGGTATTATTCCTGGCTTGCTGATGGGGGCCTATGCCTCGAGTAAAGCAGCGGTCCAGCACTACAGCGAAATCCTCTACCACGAGAATCGGGACAGCGGCCTTCGGTTTTGTTGTGTCTGTCCGCCTGCAGTGGCAACGCCTCTTTGGCGACAGGCCGAGGCGACAGTGGTCCCTAAATTACCTTCCAAGGGCGAGACATTGACACCCGACGAGGTGATTGCCGAGGTTGAGCGCTGCTTAGAGGCCGGCAAACCTTTTGCCTACCCGGGCAAGCAGACAAAGTTTGGTGTGCTCATGCGCCGTCTTTTTCCGGGCGTCGTTTGGAAGGCCTCTCACGATGCTGAAGGTTTTTAA